The following nucleotide sequence is from Micromonospora sp. WMMD1120.
CAGCATCCGGTAGCGGCCGTCGGCCAGCTCCACGAAGGACTTGTCCACCAGGCCGGTCAGCGCCTCGACGAACACGGCGGCGGGCAGCCCGGACACCTGCCCGGCCGCCTCCAGCGTGGCACCGCCGGCGAAGACGGTCAGCCGCCGGGCCAGCAACCGTTCGGCCTCGTCGAGCAGGTCCCAACTCCACTCGACCACCGCCCGCAGGGTGCGGTGTCGCGGCGCCGCGGCCCGGCCGCCCATCGCCAGCAGCCGATCGTCCAGGTGGGCGGCGACCTCCGCGACGGGCAGCGCCCGCAGCCGGGCGGCGGCCAGCTCGATCGCCAACGGCAGACCGTCGAGGGTACGGCAGATCCGCAGCACCACCTCGACGTTCGCCGGCGTGACGGTGAAGTCGGGTACGACGTCGGCGGCCCGCTGGGCGAAGAGGCGGACCGCCGGAGAGTCGTCGGCATCCCGCCCGTGCGCGCCGAGTGGCGGCACGGTGAGCCCGGACAGTGGGCACAGCGCCTCACCGGCCAGCCCGAGCGGTTCCCGGCTGGTGGCGAGCACACGCAACGCCGGGCAGGCGCTCAGCAACCGCGCGGCGAGCCGGGCCGCGTCGACGACGACGTGCTCGCAGTTGTCCAGCACGAGCAGCAGCGGCCGCTCGGCGAGCGCCTCCACCAGGCGATCGACGGCCGTACGCCCCGGTTCGGCCGGGGCACGCAGGCCGGCGTCGCGGAGGCCGAGCGCGCTGAGCACCGCCTGCGGTACGTCAGCGCCGTCCGCCAGGCCGGCCAGCTCGACGAAGCGGACCTCGCCGTCGACGTCACCGGCGACCTCGATCGCCAGGCGGGTCTTGCCCGCGCCTCCCGGGCCGGTGAGGGTCACCAACCGGCGCTCGCCGAGCAGCCGCCGGACGCGCCCCAGTTCCACCTCCCGACCGACGAACGTGGTGAGCTGGCTCGGCAGCGCCGCTCCGGCCGACTCGCGTACGGGCCTGCCGTGCTCTCCGCGCAGCACCGCCAGGTGGATCGCGGCCAGCTCCGCCGACGGGTCGACGCCGAGCTGTTCGGCGAGCACCCGACGCGCGTCCTCGAACTCGGTCAGCGCCTCCGCCGGGCGGCCCAGTGCCGCCAGCACGCGCAGGAGCTGGCCCCGCGACCGCTCCCGCAGCGGGTGAGCGACGACCAGTTCGCGCAGCTCGCCGGCCAGCCCGGCGTACGCGCCCAACGCCAGGTCCGCCTCGACCCGGTCCTCGACGGCGGCCAGCCGCAGCTCGTCGAGTCGGGCGGCCTGCGCGCTCGCGCCGGGAACATCGGCGAGGGCGTCACCACGCCACAGCTCCAGCGCCTCCCGCAGGACGGTGGCCGCCCGGGACCAGTCGCCGTCGGCGAGCGCCCGCCGCCCCACCCCGGCGAGCCGTTCGAACCGGTACGCGTCGACGTCGTCGGGGTCCACCGCGAGTCGGTAACCGGCAGTGTGGAACTCGACCGGGTCGTGCGCGCCGGACAGGGCCTGCCGCAGCCGCGACACCTGGGATTGGAGGGCGTTCGCCGCTCCCCGGGGCGGACGATCGCCGTACAGGCCGTCGATCAGCCGCTCGGCGGGGACGACCCGGCCCGCGTCGAGCACCAGGAGCGCCAGCAGCGTACGCAGCCGTGGACCGCCCACGGGGATCTCGCGCCCATCGGCGTGCAGCACCCGGGTCGGGCCCAGGATGCGGAACCGCATGACAGGGATTGTCACCCAGCGCGGGCCGGCACCCACCGACCGGTCCACCAGTCCGTGCTCGGCAACGAATGAGCTGCGGCGCGCGCGCCGCCGCCTTCAGGCTGCGCTCGGGTGGCTCACGAGTAGACGTCCTTGCGGTGACCGACGTCGTGGATGGTCAACTCGTCCTCGTCAAGGCGATAGAGAACCCGATAGTCACCGACTCGCAGGCGACGCCCAGACCCGTCACGCATCTCGGTGGAGTTCTGCGGCGCAGGGTCGGAAATCAGGCCCAGGATCGCCCCCAGGACGGTTAGGAAGACGTTGCGCGGCTGCTTGTGCAGCCAGACCAGCACGTTCCGGTCGACCTGGACCTTCACGCGGCCTCGCCGTTGGCTCGTTCGGTCAGCAGAGCCTCCACCTCGCGGGGGTCCACCCCGAGCGACTCCAGTGCCGCCGACAGCGGTACGAACTGGCCTTCCGCACGGGAACGGGCGATCACCGCCGAGTCCCGGCGATCCCGAAGGGCTTCGATCTCCTCCCACTCGTCGATACCGACGAGCACTGCGACCGGCCGTTCGTATTTCGTAATGATCACCGGCTCACCGGTGCGCTCGACACCGTCCAGCACCCGACCCGCGCCGTCCCGAAATTCTCGCAGCGTAATCCTTTCCATCCCTCAACGGTACCAGGCGGTACCGCGATGTCCCATACTGAGAAGGTGAGGGGTGTCGCTCGTGTCTGGCCGGCCGCCCGAAGAGGTCAACTCACCTCGCCGGTTCCGTCGGGTTGGCCGGTCAGCTCCAGTTCACCGGTAGCGCCGCCGGCCGTCGCCGAGGGGGCGTCCCGGGTGGGCGGAACGGAGGACGCCGCGCCCGGCGCGCCGACCCCATGGTTGGGCAGGGCCGGTGGGGCGCACTGCCGGGTCAGCCAGTCCAGCCCGCGACGACGGGCGACGACAGTCAGCCGGTCCCCCGCGAAGATCACCTGCCGGGGGTCGAGGTCCTTCCACCAGATCGTCCTGCCGCCGCCGGCCGGGGTACGCGCGATCAACCGGACCTGCCCGTCCCGGTTGACCACGTCCAGTGGCCGCCCGTCCAACTCGGAGCCGGCGGCGACCGGCACCTCGGCGACCGGCAACGCGTGCCTGTCGACGGGGATCGTGGCGATCACCGCGCGTTCGGTGAGCGCCCCGATGAAGGCCGGGGCGGCCAGGTAGGAGACCGAGCGGGACACGCCGAGGGCGAAGGTCTCCTCCACCCGTTCGGCGAAGTCCCCGTCGAAGAGCCGCAGCACCACACGCAGGTCCGCACGCAGGTCGCGGGCGGCGAGAGCCGATTCCAGATTGGCCACGTCGTCGGTGGACGCCACCACCAGCGCCTGGCAGTCGGCCACCGACGCGGCGGCGAGCGTCTCCGGCAGCGCCGCGTCGCCGATGATCAGCGGCACCTCCAGTTGCCGGGCGAGCGCGGCCCCGCGTGGCTCCGGGTCCTTGTCGATCGCCACCACCTCGACGTCGTACTCGCGGAGTTGCGCCATCACCCGGGTGCCGACGTTGCCGAGGCCGACCACGACGACGTGCCCGACCCGCGCGGGCTGCAACCGGCCGGTGTGCAGCGCCAGCCGGGCGTTGACGA
It contains:
- a CDS encoding type II toxin-antitoxin system Phd/YefM family antitoxin, which encodes MERITLREFRDGAGRVLDGVERTGEPVIITKYERPVAVLVGIDEWEEIEALRDRRDSAVIARSRAEGQFVPLSAALESLGVDPREVEALLTERANGEAA
- a CDS encoding type II toxin-antitoxin system RelE/ParE family toxin, with the protein product MKVQVDRNVLVWLHKQPRNVFLTVLGAILGLISDPAPQNSTEMRDGSGRRLRVGDYRVLYRLDEDELTIHDVGHRKDVYS
- a CDS encoding BTAD domain-containing putative transcriptional regulator codes for the protein MRFRILGPTRVLHADGREIPVGGPRLRTLLALLVLDAGRVVPAERLIDGLYGDRPPRGAANALQSQVSRLRQALSGAHDPVEFHTAGYRLAVDPDDVDAYRFERLAGVGRRALADGDWSRAATVLREALELWRGDALADVPGASAQAARLDELRLAAVEDRVEADLALGAYAGLAGELRELVVAHPLRERSRGQLLRVLAALGRPAEALTEFEDARRVLAEQLGVDPSAELAAIHLAVLRGEHGRPVRESAGAALPSQLTTFVGREVELGRVRRLLGERRLVTLTGPGGAGKTRLAIEVAGDVDGEVRFVELAGLADGADVPQAVLSALGLRDAGLRAPAEPGRTAVDRLVEALAERPLLLVLDNCEHVVVDAARLAARLLSACPALRVLATSREPLGLAGEALCPLSGLTVPPLGAHGRDADDSPAVRLFAQRAADVVPDFTVTPANVEVVLRICRTLDGLPLAIELAAARLRALPVAEVAAHLDDRLLAMGGRAAAPRHRTLRAVVEWSWDLLDEAERLLARRLTVFAGGATLEAAGQVSGLPAAVFVEALTGLVDKSFVELADGRYRMLETVRAFCAERLHEAGEADHLRRAHTAYFLEFAWTASDHLRHAEQLRWLRRLDAERDNLHAALRRATAAGDAPEAAGLVAALSFYWWLRGMRGEGARLAADVLDLLGSEAPPGLREEFFLCVYNAALAGAGRLPAVGTQQFVIRQLDRPPRQPFLLYLSGISTGPPPGGAGYIDELMRELRRLVGPDEWLDALGTMGKGSALMWSDEWDQARTTLTTALGGFRGAGDRWGTMITLGALGELAAWQGDPEAAGSHMDQAMGLAEELGSVVDRADMLRTRGEIRLRAGDLAAARDDFAAALLLAQRSGAPEFVAAARLGLAQVARLRGELADARRLCEEALAGGLTGWYVGEATREEIIRTLEQIAELARNAPPSADGA